The Euphorbia lathyris chromosome 4, ddEupLath1.1, whole genome shotgun sequence genomic interval CAAagaaactgacttgatcgtcggagagttttcccggagaccctatctccggttctgttttgcagataactacggcggagatcatcaaatcggatccagcaagttatcaatcAATTATGATGTATATTTTTCTTCCATTGTCGAACATCCTGATTGTGAAAACTACATACGTTTTGGTGTAGTGGGAGGAGATCCTTTGCATTAGTTCATTCTTTTACTGCAATTTGCACTTTCACCGGAACATAGGCATGTATACAATGGAGAAGTAAAAGAGCAAAGTAAATGAGAATTCCAACCAAAATATTGTTAATATAGTGCTAAAACATAATACAGTGCAGACAAATTACCCAAAACATTTCCAAGTTTGCACATCTAATTTTCAGGAGAAGTCCACGACCTTTGTTATCAAAGAAATTTTAAGTTCCAGAATAATAGCACCGTTGATTAGATATCCCTTAGTTACATCATTGAGTTTGTTGAGAGATATAAGATTAAAGAAGCCACAAGAGTAGTAGTCGTTAGGTGCAGAAAAGTAGTTAATAGCTGCAGAATATAAAACTAAAGTTAGAAAATTTGGAGTCTTTAACTACAAAAAACATTGTATTCAAATAGGTTAGTTCAATTCTATTTACTTGTTTTCTCATGATGTTCTCCGTGGAGTTGATCTTTAACACTTATAACAAATTGAACAGACAGTGTATGTCCAGGATTAAGATCTTCCTCCAAACTTAAAAACAAGGACAAGCTTTTGCCTTTCTCTTCTAAATCCCCATTTGGGTAAAGACTTAAAGACCTGTAAATATGACATTAACAAGTTATCCAAAACTATTGTTCATATGTTAATGAAAGCTGATTTTTGAAGTAGACAAATAATGTAAATGTGACATACCATTTATAGCCACCAATAACGAACACCTCAGAAATTTTTTGTTGTTTAAGCTCTGAAAATTTTTCAACATTCCAAGTGTAAGTGTTGTTAGAAAGGTCCTCGACAACAGAGACAAGCTCTCCTTTGCTAATAGGTTCTACAACAAAAATCTCAGCACCAAATATGCAACAATCATCAACCAGGTATCCATTTGATGCATCCTTGAAAACACTAAGTGGAAGTAACTGATCGAAACCAAATTCTGTTTTCGTCCCACGGAAACAACTTATCCTCCCCTTGGCATCTACCCAAATGATCAAAACAAGTTCATGAGTTATTGTGCAAGGTTGAAGGATTAACACACACTCAAAAAAGCATGGACATAAACTAACTACCTTGAACAGTTAGATACTTGTCGTCAATTTGATTataaacaaacaacttgaagTACACATTAACTTCCTTATGAAAAGGAAGTGAATTTGATTTGGATAGTACCAAAAACAGAGAGATATGCTTATTATCCTCATTTACTCCTTCAGGAAAAAGAAGCAATTTCCtgcataaaaaaaatgttagtaGAATTAAAACAGCAGATCAGATCAATAGCCAAAATCGAAAGCAATAAAAAGGGGGAAAACTAAACGAAACTACCATTTATATCCAGAAACTTCAAAATCAGATGATTCATATTTGTCAATCTCGGCAGATAGCAGAGAAGAGAAGTTATCGATCTTAAATAGGTAGTGAGCAGGTCGGACATCTCTTAATCCCCGTATCACTTCTGTTG includes:
- the LOC136227130 gene encoding protein RESTRICTED TEV MOVEMENT 3-like, producing MAKRKNRDIVREKSKRAKDTQIADFTEEQQIVEDEQAEVIRGLRDVRPAHYLFKIDNFSSLLSAEIDKYESSDFEVSGYKWKLLLFPEGVNEDNKHISLFLVLSKSNSLPFHKEVNVYFKLFVYNQIDDKYLTVQDAKGRISCFRGTKTEFGFDQLLPLSVFKDASNGYLVDDCCIFGAEIFVVEPISKGELVSVVEDLSNNTYTWNVEKFSELKQQKISEVFVIGGYKWSLSLYPNGDLEEKGKSLSLFLSLEEDLNPGHTLSVQFVISVKDQLHGEHHEKTTINYFSAPNDYYSCGFFNLISLNKLNDVTKGYLINGAIILELKISLITKVVDFS